One Syngnathus acus chromosome 13, fSynAcu1.2, whole genome shotgun sequence genomic window carries:
- the aifm4 gene encoding apoptosis inducing factor mitochondria associated 4 produces the protein MNPNKEQDQDEDLEAVTGLVCQEADLTDGQMKVVSVADQKVLLVRTEGQYSAVGSQCSHYNAPLVKGALVGNRVRCPFHGACFNIKTGDIEEYPGLDSLPCHKVTVQDGKVYVSVKKNILKQSKRVKEMCSVNPDIKHTILLIGGGPAALVCAETLRQNCYQGRIVMVTKDSLPPYDKPKMSKALNENSSSIVLRSNEFFQQYGIEVRTEQEAVSVNTQDKAVKMKDGSLLRYDQLLISTGCRARPLSCPGSDLTGVKLLQRYEDAKDIHAACLGRKAVVVGASFIGMEVAAYLAKKASSVAIVGTTKYPYERSLGSQIGHMTMQMLEEHNVKFYMNDAVAEIRGENGLVKEVMLKSGTVLEADVVITGIGVIPNSDFLAGSEVEIDSRKAVVVNKFMRTNVADVFSAGDVTSFPLTIRGDQQVNVGHWQMSQAHGRVAALNILNIPTKIESVPFFWTVLLGKSIRYTGYGEGYTEIVFKGKVEERKFLAFYIKDDAVVAAASLMFDPAVARLAELMAAGQRFTKAQTQAEDLSWLQM, from the exons ATGAATCCTAACAAAGAACAAGATCAAGATGAAGACTTGGAGGCGGTGACCGGACTGGTCTGTCAGGAGGCTGACCTCACAGATGGCCA GATGAAAGTAGTCTCTGTGGCAGACCAGAAAGTGTTGCTTGTCCGCACCGAGGGTCAGTACAGTGCAGTCGGAAGTCAGTGTTCTCATTATAATGCTCCTCTGGTAAAag GAGCACTGGTTGGAAACAGAGTGAGATGTCCTTTCCATGGTGCTTGTTTCAATATTAAAACTGGTGATATTGAAGAGTATCCAGGCCTGGACTCTTTGCCTTGCCATAAG GTGACCGTTCAAGATGGAAAGGTGTACGTTTCCGTCAAGAAAAAT ATTCTGAAGCAGTCCAAACGTGTGAAGGAGATGTGCAGCGTTAACCCGGACATCAAACATACCATCCTGCTCATAGGAGGGG GTCCTGCAGCCTTGGTGTGTGCTGAGACTCTCCGTCAGAACTGCTACCAGGGCCGAATCGTCATGGTAACCAAAGATTCTTTGCCTCCTTATGACAAACCCAAGATGAGTAAG gccttgaatgaaaacagcagcagcattgTCCTCCGCTCTAATGAATTTTTCCAACAATATGGAATAGAAGTACGGACGGAGCAAGAG GCGGTGAGTGTAAACACGCAAGATAAAGCAGTAAAGATGAAGGATGGCTCGTTGCTTCGTTACGACCAGCTTCTTATCTCAACAGGCTGCAG AGCGAGGCCACTAAGTTGTCCTGGTAGTGATCTGACTGGAGTGAAGTTACTGCAGAGGTATGAAGACGCCAAAGACATTCATGCTGCCTGTCTGGGTCGCAAGGCTGTTGTCGTTGGAGCCTCCTTCATAG GTATGGAGGTGGCGGCCTATCTAGCCAAAAAAGCATCCAGTGTGGCCATTGTTGGAACCACCAAATACCCCTATGAACGCTCTCTGGGGTCCCAGATTGGCCACATGACCATGCAA ATGCTGGAGGAACATAATGTGAAGTTCTACATGAATGACGCCGTCGCAGAGATCAGAGGAGAGAACGGCTTG gtgaaAGAGGTCATGCTGAAGAGTGGTACAGTTCTGGAGGCTGATGTGGTGATTACAGGAATAG GTGTGATCCCCAATTCCGACTTTTTAGCAGGAAGTGAAGTTGAAATAGATTCCAGGAAAGCAGTCGTGGTAAACAAG TTCATGAGGACCAATGTAGCAGATGTTTTCAGTGCGGGTGACGTCACTTCTTTCCCTTTGACCATTCGAGGTGATCAACAGGTCAATGTGGGTCACTGGCAAATGTCACAAGCTCATG GAAGAGTTGCTGCCCTCAATATCTTAAATATACCCACCAAAATTGAGTCGGTTCCTTTCTTCTGGACTGTGTTGCTTGGAAAGAGTATCCGATACACAg GTTATGGTGAGGGCTACACTGAAATTGTATTCAAAGGCAAAGTGGAGGAACGAAAGTTCCTGGCATTTTATATTAA AGATGATgcggtggtggcggcggccaGTCTCATGTTTGATCCCGCTGTGGCTCGGCTGGCAGAACTGATGGCAGCAGGCCAGCGCTTTACAAAAGCACAGACTCA AGCCGAAGACCTGAGCTGGCTGCAGATGTAA
- the tlcd2 gene encoding TLC domain-containing protein 2, producing MELSSTLLTIGGSYGFFRSINTGVARLPVPEAARRNALKWNNISTSFVHSLVTAIWAVLCFFVQPEMAEDLIETHSVFSHALVSFSIGYFIYDLFDMVRYQTLSQFWELALHHIVVITCFGLSVMTYRYIGFAVVALLVEVNSVFLHLRQILRMANHAASTVYRVNSMINLGTYVVFRINTLAWMTRWLVLNRDKVPLMAYTLGSVGMAIMTVMNIILFYRLLRSDFLQSSTREAKKEKET from the exons ATGGAGCTGAGCTCGACGCTTCTCACCATCGGGGGATCCTACGGATTCTTTCGCTCTATCAACACCGGAGTTGCCCGACTACCTGTGCCGGAAGCTGCCCGCAGAAATGCGCTTAAATGGAACAACATTTCCACGTCCTTCGTGCACAGCCTCGTCACCGCCATATGGGCAGTGCTTTG cttTTTTGTGCAACCAGAGATGGCTGAAGATTTGATCGAAACACACTCCGTGTTTTCTCACGCACTGGTGTCTTTTTCAATTG GTTACTTCATCTATGACCTCTTCGACATGGTGAGATACCAGACGTTAAGTCAGTTCTGGGAGCTCGCCTTGCATCATATCGTT GTGATCACTTGTTTCGGCCTATCTGTGATGACGTACCGCTACATTGGTTTTGCTGTGGTGGCTCTGTTGGTTGAGGTCAACTCGGTGTTCCTCCATCTCAGGCAGATCCTGCGCATGGCCAACCATGCCGCCAGCACCGTCTACCGGGTCAACAGCATGATCAACCTGGGCACCTACGTGGTGTTCCGCATCAACACCCTGGCCTGGATGACCCGTTGGCTGGTGCTTAACAGAGACAAAGTGCCTCTTATGGCTTACACGTTGGGCAGTGTGGGCATGGCCATCATGACGGTCATGAACATCATTCTGTTTTACCGCCTGCTCAGGAGTGACTTCCTACAGAGCAGCACTCGGGAAGCCAAGAAAGAGAAGGAAACATAG